One part of the Bdellovibrio sp. KM01 genome encodes these proteins:
- a CDS encoding patatin-like phospholipase family protein — protein sequence MSNLGLVLSGGGARGAYQVGVLAAVAEICKELSINNPFDIYTGVSAGAINVCALTAHPGSFTESSETLQRIWGGLKSQDVFVSDPVSMTGVALHWIMDLASGGMKPTPGKSLLNTKPLRELIAKNCPFENIQKKIDSGLIRGVGISALDFHSSSTVTFIQGVTEIPLWERVRRQAARSELNVDHVMASAAIPVLFPPIAVGSNYFGDGSIRNFSPCGPAIYMGAERLLAIGVRRREEICFRPRQVAPTEMPSVARVASVLLHALMSDGIEFDIERIERINLALSKLGRSQRKYLTVKHIDALWISPSRDFSEIASQHAHELPRMIRYLLRGLGGLEESAELSSFLLFEKEYVQTLMEIGYEDGLRAKDELTQLLTGQAMKDTMAAELREN from the coding sequence ATGTCGAACTTAGGCCTGGTTCTCTCTGGTGGAGGCGCACGAGGTGCGTATCAGGTCGGCGTATTGGCGGCTGTGGCAGAAATATGCAAAGAACTTTCAATCAACAATCCCTTTGATATTTACACGGGCGTCAGTGCGGGCGCGATCAATGTTTGCGCCTTAACAGCACATCCCGGAAGCTTCACGGAATCCTCCGAAACTTTGCAAAGAATTTGGGGAGGACTGAAAAGTCAGGATGTCTTTGTATCCGATCCCGTGTCCATGACAGGAGTGGCTTTGCATTGGATTATGGATTTAGCGAGCGGCGGTATGAAACCCACTCCCGGAAAATCACTTTTAAATACAAAACCATTACGCGAACTGATTGCCAAAAACTGTCCCTTTGAAAACATTCAAAAGAAAATTGATTCAGGCCTCATTCGTGGCGTGGGAATTTCTGCATTGGATTTTCATTCCTCATCAACAGTCACTTTCATTCAAGGTGTTACGGAGATACCATTATGGGAAAGAGTCAGAAGACAAGCAGCGAGATCAGAACTCAACGTGGATCACGTTATGGCCTCGGCCGCCATCCCGGTTTTATTCCCGCCGATTGCAGTGGGTTCCAACTATTTCGGGGATGGGTCGATTCGGAACTTCAGCCCTTGCGGTCCCGCCATTTACATGGGAGCCGAGCGCCTGCTTGCCATCGGTGTCAGACGCCGGGAGGAAATTTGCTTCAGACCTCGTCAAGTTGCGCCTACAGAGATGCCCAGTGTGGCACGTGTTGCGAGTGTTCTTCTTCACGCTCTTATGAGCGATGGGATCGAATTTGATATCGAAAGAATTGAGCGCATAAATCTGGCCTTATCAAAGCTGGGGCGCTCACAACGTAAATATCTGACGGTGAAACATATCGACGCCCTATGGATCTCCCCGTCCCGTGATTTTTCAGAGATCGCTTCTCAACATGCGCACGAGTTGCCGCGAATGATTCGCTATCTTTTGCGGGGTTTAGGTGGTCTGGAAGAATCAGCTGAGCTTTCGAGCTTTCTGTTGTTTGAAAAAGAATATGTGCAGACTTTAATGGAGATCGGCTATGAAGATGGGTTGCGTGCCAAAGATGAACTCACTCAGCTGCTCACAGGTCAAGCAATGAAAGACACTATGGCAGCCGAATTAAGGGAAAATTAA
- a CDS encoding potassium transporter Kup, whose product MLSLAALGIVFGDIGTSPLYALRECFGGEYGLAVSPENVVGILSLIVWTMIATICVKYMAYVMRADNKGEGGILSLMALAVRSQHTKDITHRRWVMTILGLFGAALLYGDGVITPAISVLSAMEGLKIVTDQFDPYIIPITIFIINALFLMQRYGTGRIGVIFGPILLLWFTTLGVLGLNSLLNNPSILEAMWPHHAIEFFFRNGVHGFLVLGSVVLVVTGGEALYADMGHFGKTPIRMAWFFVALPALLLNYFGQGALLLTNSDAISNPFYMLAPKWAVIPLVCLSTTSAVIASQALISGVFSITRQAIQLGFCPRINIVHTSSQEIGQIYIPAINWALFVGVVWLVLTFKTSSNLAAAYGIAVTGTMVITTILAYEVARQKWNWSFFKAAGIFGVFLIIDAAFFAANFHKIPHGGWVPLVIGAVIYLLMTTWQKGRQVLFRRLKERSMPTEDFMLKLLREPPIRVPGTAIYMSGDPWGVPAPLLHNLKHNKVLHQRVAILTIQTREVPFVSKKDNISIQEIVPNFYRILAYYGFMETPKMKHILEACRNKNINFNVNETTFVLGRETIIATKGPAKVDELHMSHWRERLFAVMSKNAQRPTAFFRIPPNQVIEVGIQVEI is encoded by the coding sequence ATGCTATCATTAGCTGCTTTGGGCATTGTCTTTGGGGATATCGGAACCAGCCCCTTGTACGCCTTGCGCGAATGTTTTGGTGGCGAGTACGGACTTGCCGTATCACCGGAAAATGTTGTCGGCATTCTTTCTTTAATCGTGTGGACAATGATCGCTACGATTTGCGTAAAGTACATGGCATACGTCATGCGCGCAGATAATAAAGGTGAAGGCGGTATCTTATCATTGATGGCGCTGGCAGTCCGTTCGCAACATACAAAAGACATCACCCATCGTCGTTGGGTTATGACAATCCTGGGACTTTTCGGTGCGGCACTATTGTATGGCGATGGTGTGATTACGCCGGCGATCTCGGTCTTGTCTGCGATGGAAGGTTTAAAGATCGTCACTGATCAATTTGACCCCTACATCATTCCGATCACGATCTTTATCATCAATGCTTTGTTCTTAATGCAGCGATATGGAACCGGAAGAATCGGTGTCATCTTTGGACCAATTCTTTTGTTGTGGTTTACAACTTTGGGAGTGCTGGGCCTAAATAGTCTTCTGAACAATCCCTCGATTCTTGAAGCGATGTGGCCACATCACGCGATCGAGTTTTTCTTTAGAAATGGTGTGCATGGTTTCTTGGTTTTGGGATCTGTTGTCCTGGTTGTAACCGGTGGTGAAGCTCTTTACGCCGACATGGGGCACTTCGGTAAGACACCGATTCGCATGGCGTGGTTTTTTGTTGCTTTGCCAGCTTTACTTTTAAATTACTTTGGTCAGGGCGCTTTGCTTTTGACGAACTCTGATGCGATTTCAAATCCGTTTTACATGCTGGCGCCGAAATGGGCGGTCATTCCTCTGGTGTGTTTAAGTACGACGTCGGCGGTGATTGCATCCCAAGCTTTGATTTCGGGCGTATTCTCTATCACTCGTCAGGCGATTCAGTTGGGTTTCTGTCCGCGTATCAACATCGTGCACACGTCTTCGCAAGAGATCGGGCAGATCTACATCCCGGCGATCAATTGGGCGTTGTTCGTGGGTGTTGTGTGGTTGGTGCTAACATTTAAAACTTCCAGCAACCTGGCTGCTGCTTATGGTATCGCAGTTACGGGAACGATGGTGATCACGACAATTCTTGCTTACGAAGTGGCTCGCCAAAAATGGAATTGGAGTTTTTTTAAGGCAGCGGGGATTTTCGGTGTTTTCCTTATCATCGATGCGGCTTTCTTTGCAGCAAACTTCCACAAAATCCCACACGGTGGTTGGGTGCCTTTGGTGATTGGTGCGGTGATTTATCTGTTGATGACGACATGGCAAAAAGGCCGTCAGGTTTTATTCCGTCGTTTAAAAGAGCGTTCGATGCCAACAGAAGATTTCATGTTGAAGCTTTTGCGTGAACCGCCCATTCGTGTTCCAGGGACAGCGATTTACATGTCGGGTGATCCATGGGGTGTGCCGGCGCCTTTGTTACATAATCTAAAACACAATAAAGTTCTGCATCAGCGTGTGGCGATCTTAACGATCCAAACGCGCGAGGTTCCTTTTGTTTCCAAGAAAGATAACATTTCGATCCAAGAGATCGTTCCAAATTTTTATCGTATCCTGGCTTATTACGGCTTTATGGAAACGCCCAAGATGAAGCACATCCTGGAAGCCTGCCGTAATAAAAACATCAACTTTAATGTGAACGAGACCACGTTCGTACTAGGCCGTGAAACGATTATTGCGACGAAGGGGCCTGCGAAAGTTGACGAGCTTCATATGTCTCACTGGCGTGAACGTCTGTTTGCGGTGATGTCGAAAAATGCGCAACGTCCAACAGCGTTCTTCCGTATTCCTCCCAACCAGGTCATCGAAGTGGGAATCCAGGTCGAGATTTAA
- a CDS encoding NADPH-dependent FMN reductase, with product MKYIIAGTDRPGSNTLKLANYIQGIYKAQGETVEIIDLVEVKEHLHTGPHYGKEHSGLQPYLDKLVASEGLIVICPEYNGSMPGALKYFIDHMKFPETFEYRPVCFIGLGWMFGGLRPVEHLQQVFGYRNAFIYPERIFITNAPKVLNEQGEPQDEGLKKLLVKQATGFRNFVSALSAFNLDANSVIASKK from the coding sequence ATGAAGTACATTATCGCGGGCACTGATCGCCCAGGTTCCAACACTCTGAAGCTTGCCAACTATATCCAAGGGATCTACAAAGCCCAAGGGGAAACAGTCGAGATCATTGATCTGGTCGAAGTGAAAGAGCATCTCCACACCGGTCCGCACTATGGAAAAGAGCATTCGGGATTGCAGCCATACCTGGACAAGCTTGTGGCGTCGGAAGGTTTGATTGTGATTTGCCCTGAGTACAATGGATCTATGCCAGGTGCTTTGAAGTACTTCATCGATCACATGAAGTTCCCTGAAACATTTGAGTATCGTCCTGTGTGTTTCATTGGCTTGGGTTGGATGTTTGGGGGGCTTCGTCCCGTTGAGCATTTGCAACAGGTGTTTGGATACAGAAACGCCTTTATTTATCCAGAGCGCATCTTCATCACCAACGCTCCAAAAGTTTTGAATGAGCAAGGGGAGCCTCAAGATGAGGGGTTGAAAAAGTTGTTAGTGAAGCAAGCGACCGGCTTCCGAAACTTTGTTTCGGCTCTATCGGCCTTCAATCTCGACGCAAACTCAGTTATTGCGTCAAAGAAGTAG
- a CDS encoding PilZ domain-containing protein has product MSKIWFILNEGQVTGPFEPEEVESQVASFKEPLVWGRGQGEWDTPAKWRTKIKDLPPTAPAGDQNKVWMTRIEGKINKEPMKYADMIVALKKLTDLSQVDISTDGGKTWKEVYALQQVVDDLGISRRSHPRVPIVGTLEFEPSEMAPPLKCRVISISEGGLGINDAEGLQIGQKFFATLTSPNLYQTITTTCEVVYMGNDGYAGLRFVGLPEEFKSSVIEYVRKFATVS; this is encoded by the coding sequence ATGTCGAAAATTTGGTTTATCTTAAACGAGGGACAAGTTACAGGACCGTTTGAACCAGAAGAAGTTGAATCACAAGTTGCATCCTTCAAAGAACCTCTGGTGTGGGGACGTGGCCAAGGCGAATGGGATACTCCTGCCAAATGGCGTACTAAGATCAAAGACCTCCCACCGACTGCGCCCGCCGGTGATCAAAACAAAGTCTGGATGACTCGCATCGAAGGCAAAATCAACAAAGAACCGATGAAGTACGCTGACATGATTGTCGCGCTAAAAAAGCTGACCGATCTTTCACAAGTCGACATCTCCACAGACGGCGGAAAAACCTGGAAAGAAGTTTACGCCCTTCAACAGGTCGTGGATGATTTGGGCATCAGCCGCAGATCGCACCCTCGCGTTCCGATCGTTGGCACTCTGGAATTTGAACCTAGTGAAATGGCACCGCCACTTAAATGCCGTGTGATTTCTATCAGTGAAGGCGGCTTGGGTATTAACGATGCTGAAGGTCTGCAGATTGGCCAAAAGTTTTTTGCGACTTTGACCAGTCCCAACCTTTATCAAACGATCACGACGACATGTGAAGTGGTTTACATGGGAAATGATGGTTACGCGGGACTGCGCTTCGTTGGTCTGCCTGAAGAATTTAAATCTTCGGTCATTGAATACGTGCGAAAGTTTGCGACAGTTTCCTAA
- a CDS encoding M14 family zinc carboxypeptidase translates to MLELLFSLLVSPSNAPVNNYATVVQTLQQIQAANPSTTELIDLGPNDSGQNIIAIKIGDGPTADLIVGTHHGNEYGSTAVAMGAADAFAKNPIKGHTVYIVPVLNIPGFNSRSRYERLSGMGSVDQNRDYPGPCIPGQPFKSKSTKALANFIDQKNIISSATLHTHWPAVLYPWGFSTRDVMTKDDATFIQLSKDAAVESGYDVGNSKDMLYAADGAFEDYAYWKHGIWSLLFEMGETHTPSEAQMAQMVSVNVPGIRRFFENAPKERAKDHAFTGKCDRSIMQRTHLE, encoded by the coding sequence ATGCTAGAACTATTATTCTCTCTTTTAGTGTCCCCTTCGAATGCGCCCGTGAATAACTACGCAACAGTCGTTCAGACTTTGCAACAGATCCAGGCTGCGAATCCATCAACAACAGAACTGATTGATCTGGGCCCAAATGATTCCGGGCAAAATATCATCGCCATTAAAATTGGCGATGGTCCAACAGCAGATCTTATTGTGGGAACTCACCATGGCAATGAATATGGTTCTACGGCCGTGGCAATGGGCGCGGCTGATGCCTTTGCGAAAAATCCAATCAAGGGTCATACGGTTTACATCGTTCCGGTTTTGAATATTCCCGGCTTTAACTCTCGCTCTCGTTATGAGCGCCTAAGTGGTATGGGTTCTGTTGACCAGAATCGTGACTACCCAGGACCTTGCATCCCGGGACAACCTTTTAAATCCAAGTCTACTAAAGCTTTAGCGAACTTTATTGATCAAAAAAACATCATCAGCTCTGCCACTCTTCACACTCACTGGCCTGCTGTTCTTTACCCATGGGGTTTTTCAACTCGCGATGTGATGACGAAAGACGATGCCACGTTCATTCAGTTAAGCAAAGATGCGGCTGTTGAAAGTGGTTATGATGTTGGAAACTCAAAAGACATGCTTTACGCAGCTGATGGTGCTTTTGAAGATTACGCGTACTGGAAACATGGCATCTGGTCATTATTGTTTGAAATGGGTGAAACTCACACACCATCCGAGGCGCAAATGGCACAAATGGTTTCCGTGAATGTTCCTGGTATTCGTCGCTTCTTTGAGAATGCACCTAAAGAACGCGCGAAAGATCACGCCTTTACTGGAAAATGTGATCGCAGCATCATGCAAAGAACTCACTTAGAGTAG
- a CDS encoding MotA/TolQ/ExbB proton channel family protein yields the protein MEFLMSLGRGFTSGDAIWMWTILAAQIVSVAIIAERSVALFLNRKVNQKDISKTIADDIKAGKLDQALRRSMQIGLTQPLGVVASAGIQAAMDLGGKEEIQLKMDEILLEESSRVEKRIGFLAMFANVATLLGLLGTITGLIHSFAGIANANPAEKAAILSQGISLAMNTTAYGLVVAVPALIMYAVLQNRATRLTEDLNKAALNLFIQLGYHYAPVSDKKEKALK from the coding sequence ATGGAATTTCTAATGTCACTTGGTCGCGGTTTCACTTCAGGAGATGCAATTTGGATGTGGACTATCTTGGCTGCTCAAATCGTTTCCGTTGCTATTATTGCTGAGCGCTCTGTAGCACTTTTCTTGAACCGTAAAGTAAATCAAAAGGATATCTCTAAAACGATCGCAGACGACATTAAAGCCGGCAAATTGGACCAGGCACTACGTCGCTCTATGCAGATCGGTTTGACTCAACCATTGGGCGTTGTGGCCTCTGCAGGCATCCAAGCCGCGATGGATTTGGGTGGCAAAGAAGAGATCCAACTTAAAATGGACGAAATCCTTCTTGAAGAATCCAGCCGTGTTGAAAAACGCATCGGCTTCCTGGCAATGTTCGCCAACGTCGCGACTTTGTTGGGTCTTTTGGGTACGATCACAGGTCTAATCCACTCTTTCGCCGGTATCGCAAATGCCAACCCAGCTGAAAAAGCAGCGATCTTGTCTCAAGGTATCTCTCTTGCGATGAATACAACAGCTTACGGTCTGGTAGTCGCAGTTCCAGCGTTGATAATGTACGCGGTTCTACAAAACAGAGCGACTCGTTTGACGGAAGATTTGAACAAAGCAGCTTTGAATTTGTTCATCCAACTTGGTTACCACTACGCTCCAGTTTCAGACAAAAAAGAAAAAGCACTTAAATAG
- a CDS encoding biopolymer transporter ExbD: protein MSASGNGNDKLNFEINILPILDILSVLICFLLLTAVWVQIGTLDTKQAIGDNSTTGAVNPPSLWVTMEADGSMQLSLRDVPKAKTLEERIARSTEGVDLQRLEARLQAYKAQWPDLKTSVVRPGAQTNYGDVIRVMDKLKQNSFEGVGLSPLG, encoded by the coding sequence ATGAGCGCATCAGGTAACGGTAACGACAAATTAAACTTCGAAATCAATATCCTGCCGATTCTGGATATCCTTTCTGTACTCATCTGCTTTTTGCTTTTGACTGCAGTATGGGTGCAAATCGGTACTCTTGATACGAAGCAAGCTATTGGTGACAACTCCACAACAGGAGCCGTAAACCCACCGTCCCTTTGGGTGACGATGGAGGCTGACGGCAGCATGCAACTATCTTTGCGTGACGTTCCGAAAGCGAAAACTTTGGAAGAGCGTATCGCAAGATCAACTGAAGGTGTGGATTTGCAACGTCTTGAAGCGCGTTTGCAAGCTTACAAGGCACAATGGCCTGATCTTAAAACAAGTGTGGTTCGTCCCGGCGCACAGACTAATTATGGTGATGTGATCCGCGTGATGGATAAATTGAAGCAGAACTCATTCGAAGGCGTGGGCTTGTCCCCACTAGGGTAA
- a CDS encoding biopolymer transporter ExbD, with protein sequence MRTSFVNANKQRSPLMEAQTLKPGGKKKSSGARGLALALPLTSLIDAFSIIVIYLLIGTQSNGIEVKSGQMNLPIAEHSQGVDKEMAILRIEKGNYFINDERVVGSQLGSKLESLKKDSKEDVELMIQADTEMKYADLDPIIKAGSLAGIEKLKFAVVPKQ encoded by the coding sequence ATGAGAACTTCATTTGTAAACGCTAACAAACAACGTTCTCCATTGATGGAAGCTCAAACGCTAAAACCAGGCGGCAAGAAGAAATCTTCGGGTGCTCGCGGCCTGGCGTTGGCGCTTCCGCTGACATCATTGATCGACGCTTTCTCTATCATCGTGATTTATCTTTTGATCGGTACGCAATCGAACGGTATCGAAGTCAAAAGCGGACAGATGAATCTGCCAATCGCAGAACACTCTCAAGGTGTTGATAAAGAAATGGCGATTTTGAGAATCGAAAAAGGCAACTACTTCATCAACGACGAACGCGTTGTCGGCAGCCAGTTGGGATCAAAATTGGAATCCTTGAAAAAGGACTCTAAAGAAGACGTAGAGCTTATGATCCAAGCCGACACCGAGATGAAATACGCTGACCTGGATCCAATCATCAAGGCTGGTTCTTTGGCAGGTATTGAAAAACTTAAATTTGCGGTGGTACCAAAACAATGA
- a CDS encoding lipopolysaccharide assembly protein LapB: MRTLKRLLIISPILAGALFTQIARAEKMNSDTQDLVVGKMERVLKAMDVKDPSWVPTQQRLADTLAERARTRFMQEVEANCDGCKGSKADRQKAIEIYENILAKIELNEHGPILFQLGHLYEMAGQNDKSIELFQSIVKDAKKKSISADIVSRSHAELGDLLFQKGKFKEAKAHYVIALKDKKLQNRALATYNMAWSDFNDDKLASAISIMEGLLSKPELITRDTETGASYDPVFHADIVRDLGTFYARRNISVKEIARYEVLSPKEKRKELLLNFAQEADRVGQKQAAADILSRYMDQEGLTDAETLEAFVRMAKINYDRGQTGKSTQDFAKAAKSFKNTCKDASKCEELKKTMKTYVTELHRSKKLKPDQDLLNSYVIYSNTFPEDTEMTTRGAQVAMDMGKPAIAAQLYRAISDNSDLSEKERQNALLNEVAAGEKSNDANIQKAAYINFLKKGKDEGKSFEVRYQMAYLSYQQKQLKEAAVAFNDLATDKKGNPELRKKSADLALDSLAQLKNDEQIQELAANYAAIFPAHKAEFESTSRKALMNQAAALANNPNSSKSDMRTVLKRITNTNLSSAKSEEKVLFYTNESILAQKLGEEEIYVQALNKLIAADVTVAKKEAYLEQLTGYYEKKLDFANAYKTALRLKMPKVSEKDREFRLGTLADLANMNPQRHYRAALKLGIKGDRAMIMRTRLVLMSGNPASELKAQSSELRRSPSLLNDTALLVYARNGMSGSLKSVLDMKEIRNRSAAQFIQKQPFYNKALSFKNQIAAHMIVTKSDKQMQRDITERMKLLAKADNLLQEANRTRDITAQLMALEIVSIENDRMVRDLVNLPMPKGLTPQEQAQYVGILKAKSKPYLMKAKFAEQREQDLLNNSQALAQMAQDYKTARPEIQNILKREMTLITQLQASGKMKSAVSDALNSSQATASDLASARKSVAAEPNNAGEIVKLKTLETKMGHPLMASYLEARLNQLQRGKSL; encoded by the coding sequence ATGAGAACACTAAAACGCCTCCTCATTATCAGTCCGATTCTGGCCGGTGCTCTGTTTACACAGATCGCTCGCGCAGAAAAGATGAACTCCGACACGCAAGATCTTGTCGTCGGCAAGATGGAGCGCGTTTTAAAGGCGATGGATGTTAAAGATCCATCATGGGTACCAACGCAGCAACGTTTGGCTGATACACTGGCGGAAAGAGCGCGTACCCGTTTCATGCAAGAAGTTGAAGCTAACTGTGACGGCTGTAAAGGCTCTAAAGCCGATCGTCAAAAAGCGATCGAGATCTATGAGAATATTTTAGCGAAAATTGAGCTGAATGAACATGGTCCGATCCTGTTCCAATTGGGTCACTTGTACGAAATGGCTGGTCAAAATGACAAGTCCATCGAACTTTTCCAAAGTATCGTAAAAGACGCTAAGAAAAAATCCATCTCTGCTGATATCGTTTCCCGTTCCCATGCAGAGCTGGGCGATTTGCTTTTCCAAAAAGGCAAATTCAAAGAGGCGAAAGCTCACTATGTCATCGCCCTTAAAGATAAAAAACTTCAAAACCGTGCTTTGGCGACTTACAACATGGCATGGAGTGATTTCAATGACGATAAACTAGCGTCAGCAATCTCCATTATGGAAGGCTTGCTTTCTAAGCCTGAACTGATCACTCGCGATACTGAAACAGGAGCTTCTTATGACCCTGTTTTCCATGCGGATATCGTGCGTGACCTTGGTACTTTCTATGCGCGCAGAAATATCTCTGTGAAAGAAATTGCCCGCTATGAAGTCCTTTCCCCTAAAGAAAAACGTAAAGAATTACTTTTAAACTTTGCTCAAGAAGCGGACCGTGTTGGTCAAAAACAAGCAGCCGCTGATATCTTAAGCCGTTATATGGATCAAGAAGGTTTGACAGATGCCGAGACTCTGGAAGCTTTCGTTCGTATGGCGAAAATCAACTATGACCGTGGTCAAACGGGCAAATCAACTCAAGACTTTGCTAAAGCTGCCAAGTCTTTCAAAAACACATGCAAAGACGCTTCGAAATGTGAAGAGTTGAAAAAAACGATGAAGACCTATGTAACGGAACTTCACCGCTCTAAAAAATTGAAACCTGACCAGGATCTTTTAAACTCTTACGTGATCTATTCAAACACATTCCCAGAAGACACTGAGATGACGACTCGTGGTGCTCAGGTTGCAATGGATATGGGGAAACCCGCTATTGCGGCTCAATTGTACCGCGCGATCAGCGACAACTCGGATTTGTCTGAAAAAGAACGTCAAAATGCTCTTTTGAATGAAGTGGCGGCTGGTGAAAAATCCAACGACGCTAACATTCAAAAAGCGGCTTACATCAACTTCCTTAAAAAAGGTAAAGATGAAGGCAAGTCCTTTGAAGTTCGTTACCAAATGGCTTACCTAAGCTATCAACAAAAACAATTGAAAGAAGCGGCAGTTGCTTTCAATGACTTGGCGACAGACAAAAAAGGCAATCCGGAACTTCGTAAGAAATCTGCAGACCTGGCGCTGGACAGCTTGGCGCAACTTAAAAATGACGAGCAAATCCAGGAATTGGCTGCTAATTATGCTGCCATCTTCCCTGCTCACAAGGCAGAGTTTGAATCCACAAGCCGTAAAGCTTTGATGAATCAAGCAGCGGCTTTAGCGAATAATCCAAATTCCAGCAAATCTGATATGCGCACGGTTTTGAAGCGCATTACGAACACAAACCTTTCTTCTGCTAAGTCTGAAGAAAAAGTTTTGTTCTATACAAATGAAAGCATCCTGGCGCAAAAACTGGGCGAAGAAGAAATCTATGTTCAGGCCCTGAACAAATTGATCGCTGCTGACGTTACCGTTGCAAAAAAAGAAGCTTACCTTGAGCAATTGACGGGTTATTACGAAAAGAAACTGGATTTCGCAAACGCTTATAAAACTGCTCTTCGCTTGAAAATGCCTAAAGTTTCTGAAAAAGACCGTGAGTTCCGTCTGGGCACATTGGCTGACCTGGCTAATATGAATCCACAACGTCACTACCGTGCAGCTTTGAAATTGGGCATCAAAGGCGATCGCGCTATGATCATGCGCACCCGCTTGGTGCTTATGTCTGGCAACCCGGCTTCAGAGCTGAAAGCTCAATCTTCAGAATTACGTCGCAGTCCTTCTCTTTTGAATGACACGGCTTTGCTGGTGTACGCTCGCAATGGTATGAGCGGCAGCCTTAAATCCGTATTGGACATGAAAGAGATCCGCAACCGTTCGGCGGCTCAATTCATTCAAAAACAGCCATTCTATAACAAAGCATTGAGCTTTAAAAATCAGATCGCGGCCCACATGATCGTGACGAAATCTGATAAACAAATGCAAAGAGATATCACGGAGCGTATGAAGCTTTTGGCTAAGGCCGATAACCTGCTTCAAGAGGCGAATCGTACTCGCGATATCACGGCTCAATTAATGGCACTTGAAATCGTGTCTATTGAAAATGACAGAATGGTTCGCGATTTGGTGAATTTGCCTATGCCTAAAGGTCTGACTCCACAGGAGCAGGCTCAATACGTGGGTATCTTGAAGGCCAAATCCAAACCCTACCTGATGAAGGCGAAATTCGCGGAACAACGCGAACAAGACCTTCTAAACAACTCTCAGGCCCTAGCGCAAATGGCTCAGGATTACAAAACAGCCCGTCCTGAAATCCAAAATATCCTGAAACGCGAGATGACTTTGATCACTCAATTGCAAGCGAGTGGCAAAATGAAGTCAGCTGTTTCCGATGCGCTAAATTCGTCACAGGCAACAGCGTCTGATTTGGCCTCCGCGCGCAAATCAGTGGCAGCTGAGCCCAACAACGCAGGTGAGATTGTAAAACTTAAAACTCTAGAGACAAAAATGGGCCATCCCCTTATGGCTTCGTACCTGGAAGCCCGTTTAAATCAATTACAGAGAGGAAAAAGCCTATGA